In Cryptomeria japonica chromosome 10, Sugi_1.0, whole genome shotgun sequence, a genomic segment contains:
- the LOC131066576 gene encoding NADPH-dependent aldo-keto reductase, chloroplastic translates to MAANMAELNTGNKMPVVGLGTGAPAVQYEEIKAAVHAALKIGYRFFDTASCYGSEGALGAALTEAFQSGVVKREEVFVLTKLWDDEHDDPLAAITKSLKNLQLEYLDLYLLHWPVRLRKGHTLPPKEEDFLPLDIKSTWQGMEKCFELRLTKAIGVSNFSCKKIEDLLKYAKIPPAANQVEMHPMWQQKKLREYCSKMKIQVCAWSPLGAPKTPWGSNAVMDSPVIKEIAQKHGKSIAQVVLRWAIEQGVCVIPKSFNKGRITENFQVFDWCLTTEDHAKMSKLEQSKNMKGEDLVNSTTSPYRTIEELWDGEI, encoded by the exons ATGGCAGCAAATATGGCAGAACTGAATACGGGAAACAAAATGCCTGTAGTTGGGCTTGGAACTGGCGCTCCAGCTGTCCAGTATGAGGAGATCAAGGCTGCTGTCCATGCGGCTCTTAAG ATTGGATACCGATTTTTTGACACCGCGAGCTGTTATGGGTCAGAAGGTGCGTTAGGAGCAGCTCTCACAGAAGCTTTCCAAAGCGGTGTTGTGAAGCGGGAGGAAGTGTTTGTCCTCACTAAACTGTGGGATGATGAACATGACGATCCTCTTGCTGCTATCACCAAAAGTCTCAA AAATTTGCAGTTGGAATACTTAGACTTGTATCTATTGCACTGGCCTGTAAGGTTGAGGAAAGGACATACCCTTCCACCAAAGGAGGAAGACTTTTTGCCTCTGGATATCAAATCTACATGGCAAGGCATGGAAAAATGTTTTGAATTGCGTCTCACCAAAGCCATTGGTGTGAGCAATTTTTCCTGTAAAAAAATTGAAGATCTGTTGAAATATGCCAAAATTCCTCCTGCTGCCAATCAA GTAGAGATGCACCCAATGTGGCAGCAGAAAAAGCTAAGAGAGTACTGCAGTAAGATGAAAATTCAAGTATGTGCATGGTCTCCTCTCGGAGCTCCAAAAACTCCATGGGGATCCAACGCGGTGATGGACAGCCCTGTGATTAAGGAAATTGCTCAAAAGCATGGAAAGTCTATAGCACAA GTTGTGTTGAGGTGGGCAATAGAGCAGGGAGTGTGTGTCATCCCCAAGAGCTTTAATAAAGGGAGGATAACAGAAAATTTTCAGGTTTTTGACTGGTGCTTAACTACAGAAGACCATGCAAAAATGAGCAAGCTTGAGCAGAGCAAGAATATGAAGGGAGAAGATCTTGTAAACTCAACGACTAGCCCTTACAGAACCATTGAAGAGCTATGGGATGGAGAGATCTAA